Proteins from one Pseudomonadota bacterium genomic window:
- a CDS encoding sigma-70 family RNA polymerase sigma factor, which produces MFLRPDVTRKGFAGQNTCRRNTVDDRDLKLLERVRSGDRDAFSTLVEPYAPRVYSVLVRMTQDRAAAEDLLQDALLQAYRAIDRFRGESSVYTWLHRIAVNKALNWLRRVKGKIRFESLDEPVSRGDGEMRREVVDARETPERRSAQQEMGEVIEEAISTLSDGNRIVFTLREIEGLGFDEIARTLECTEEAVRTRLHRAKKELKERLRPYLEHAGGHRAP; this is translated from the coding sequence ATATTTCTTCGACCCGATGTCACACGCAAAGGTTTCGCGGGTCAGAACACGTGCAGGAGGAACACCGTGGATGACCGCGACCTGAAGCTCCTCGAGCGGGTGCGCTCTGGGGATCGGGATGCGTTCAGCACACTCGTGGAGCCCTACGCGCCCCGCGTGTACAGTGTCCTCGTGCGCATGACGCAAGATCGGGCTGCAGCGGAAGATCTCTTGCAGGACGCGCTGCTGCAGGCCTATCGCGCCATCGACCGGTTCCGCGGGGAGAGCAGCGTCTACACCTGGTTGCATCGCATCGCGGTCAACAAGGCGTTGAACTGGCTGCGGCGAGTCAAGGGAAAGATTCGCTTCGAGTCGCTCGACGAACCCGTCTCCAGGGGAGACGGCGAGATGCGGCGCGAGGTGGTCGACGCCAGGGAGACGCCAGAACGGCGGTCGGCGCAGCAAGAGATGGGTGAGGTCATCGAGGAAGCCATCTCGACCCTGTCGGACGGAAACCGGATCGTGTTCACCCTGCGTGAGATCGAAGGGCTGGGGTTTGACGAGATCGCGCGCACGCTCGAGTGCACCGAGGAAGCGGTGCGCACGCGCCTGCACCGCGCCAAGAAGGAGCTCAAGGAGCGGCTGCGGCCGTACCTCGAGCACGCAGGAGGGCACCGAGCGCCATGA